CGACTTCATCGAGAAGAACGTCGACGTCTTCAAAGACAAGGTCGTCCTCGATGTCGGCTGCGGCACGGGCATCCTCTCCCTCTTCTGCGCGCGCGCAGGCGCAAAGAAAGTCTTCGCCGTCGACAACTCGCAAATCGCGGTGCGGGCCAAGGAGAACGTCGAGAAGAACGGCTACGCCGACCGCATCCAGGTGATCCAGGGCCGCATCGAGGACTTCAACACGCAGCGCCAGATCGGCAAGGACAAGGTCGACATCATCATCTCCGAGTGGATGGGCTACGGGCTGCTCTTCGAAGGCATGCTCGACTCGGTGCTGCGCGCGCGCGACATGTATCTCAAACCGGACGGCCTGCTGGTACCCAGCCACTGCAACATCCGCCTCGCGCCCATCAGCGACGCAGCCTGGATCGCCGAGGCAACCGGCGCCACCTTCTGGAAGGACGTGTACGGCTTCGACTTCTCGTCCATGATCCCCGGCGGGCCGCTCAACACGCGAGAAATCGGCGTCTTCGACGTGCCCCCGCCAGCGCTCTGCGGGTCCGCAAACGCCCACCTCCTCGAGATGAAGCGCGCGTCCGTGGGCGACCTGAGCTTCACCGTGCCCCTGCGCATGACGCTAGACCGCGACATCGCCTCGCTGCACGCCATCGCCCTATGGTTCGATACCATCTTCCTCCACGGCGGCAGCGCGCAGGACATCGAGACCATCGACGCCGTCGACTGGCAGCAGAATGGCATCCCCGGCTTGGGCTTCTCCACGGGCCCCGCTACTACGCCCACGCACTGGCATCAGGCTGTGTTGCTGCTGGACGACGAGGTGGCGGAGAGGCAGTCGTTCAAGAAGGGGGATGTGCTGGAGGGGTCGCTGCAGTATGCCAAGGAGAAGGGGGATGATAGGGGGATCACGGTGACGGTGCAGTGGAAGGGTAAAGGGGAGCGTGGCGAGGTGGAGGGGAAGGTGGTCAGGTCCATGGCGTAGGGTGGGTGGATGGCTGGATGGCTGGATGGATGGCTGGATGGATGGCTGGATGGCTGGATgactggctggctggctggctgaaTGGCTGCGACGTGATGACTTGGAGCTGGTTGAAAAATTAAATACGGCAGGATGAGGCGTTGGAGCGTTGAAGGGATAGATGGTTGGGCCATACGAAAGAGCTTAGATGTCATCTTCATGACCTGCGAGATGGTCATCGTCTTTGACTGCATGGAGTGTAGTTGCAGCGAGTTGAGGCGGTGTAGTGCGTCTCTCTGAAAGCAAATCAAGATTGGGTATCTTCAGAGCATTATAACAACACTACAACAGCACATGATCAGTTCTTTACGCCTCGaccgtcgccgccgccgccgccttcctcttcttcttcttgctctcGGTGAAGCCCTTCCTCTCCTCGCCCTCCAACCCCACGGCCTTCAAGACCGCGAACCTCACATCCTCGATCCCCAGCCGCTTGCCCTCGACCAGCACTTCGGAGCTGCAGGCCAGGATCTCGCCCAGCGCGCCACCACCGACAGGCGGTTTTATGTCCGGCAGCAGGTCTCGCATCTTGCCTCTCAGCGCACCGACAGCGCCTCTGGATTTGAGCTTTGTTCCTTTGCCGGCCTTTTTGATCTCGTTGGAGGGCGGGATGTACAGCTTATCCATTTTGCTCAGGAGGACCTGGTGGCTGACGCCTGCGAGGCGGAGGGAGGCGAGGATGCTGCGGTCTTTGTCCTTGACGCCGTGCTCGGCGTCGAGCAGGACGAAGACGCGTCGCAGCGCCTTGCGGCTCTGTATGTATTTCATAATCTCCACGCCCCAGGCGGAGAGGGAGCCGGAGCCATAGCCGGGCATGTCGACTATGGTCAGGCCGCTGCGGCCGACGATCTTCTCGCGCCCGGGCCCACGGCTGCCCGAGAGAGACTCGGTTTTGATGCGCACGCCGGGGTCTGGGGCGATGCCGTAGAGGTTCATCGTCTTGGTGAAGCCGGGGGTGCTGCTGGTTCGCGCCAGCAGCTTCTTTGTGTCGCAGCCCATGACGGCGTTCAGCAGGGAGCTCTTGCCTACGTTTGAGCGCCCGATGAAGGCGACTTCCGGCACGTCGGTCTCGGGGAGCATGCGGAACTGGGCGACGCTCCGTAGCAGGGTCGCCTGCTTGCCATGCTTGTCGAAGAAGGTGTTGGCGTGCGTCTTGTTCGGGTGTGTTGGTGGAGCGGTTTCGTAGTACCAGTTGTAGTCGTGCGGGCCGGTGGGGAGCGTCTCTGGGCGCGCTTTGGACTTGGACCTGGACCTGGACTGGGGAAACGATGGCAGCGGTGCAGACGGGGCGGAGGGCACCAGGCCGCCCGTGTCTCGTGCTGGTCTCGccggcggcggtgttgggGGCGGAACGGGGTCTGCTGGGGCTGCTGGGGCTGCTGGGGCTGCTGGGGCTGCTGGGGCTGCTGGGGCTGCTGGGGCTGCTGGGGCTGCTGGAGCTGCTGCGGCGCCCTTCTGCGCCCGTCCAGGCTGCACGCGTATCGTCGAGCCGTCCGTGAGCGTGATGGTGTCTGTCGGCGGCGCCTTGGCTGCCTCCACCAGCGGTGGACGTGCGCGCGGCCGAACCCGCAGGCCTCTCCGCTGCTGCGAAATGCCTCGTACACGTGACCGACACAGCCAGCTCGGTGTTGGAAGAAGCGGAGCCATGTCCAGAGCGAAAGCCAGGACTCGCTCGACAGCTGCAACCCAGGCACGAACTTGACCCGCGGCCCAAGCGCTCCCCCGAACCCCCCCGGCATTTTCGCCGCAGCACCTCCGCACCCACCCATCGTGATCATCAATCACCAGCTCGCTATTCGCACCACCAGGCCAGCGACTCGACTCCAACTCCAGCCCCAGCTCCAACCCTCACCTGGCCCCACATCTTGCGAAggagaagaaaagaaaaaaaaatcCCCCCGCCCGCAATGTCCTCCGCCCCGCAGCTGCGCTCCCTGTACCGCCGCCTCCTGCGCGAACTGCCCGTCAAAGACCAAACCAGCCGCACCGCGCACCAAAAGCTGTCCGCCGCCTCGCCGCTGCAAAAGCGTCTGCGCCAGCACTTCACCACGGCCCGCCCCACCGACCCCGCGAGCCAGGCGGCCCAGGCCGAGCAGTTCGTCCAGTACATTCAGGCGCAGCGCATGTACGCCACGCTCATCGAGCGGTACAATCCCGGCATGGGCATGAGCGAGGAGGAGCGCGTCAGGCTGAGCGCGAGGCGGATAGGCATGAACCTGCCCGTTGAGTTTGAGGCGGGTGGCGAGGGCGGGAAGCAGTAGCTTGCTTTGCTCAGAGGACATGCAGCTGCCGACGTGGGGTTGTGCATCACAGCGGACCTGGCTCGACAAGCGCTGGAGAGTCGATCGACGAAGAGAACGGGCGTGGCTCCACGAGAGACGGCAGAAGCGTTGGAGAGTCGATCGACCAAGAGAACCGTCATGGCTGGAAGCAAGTCACGTCAAGACTTGAGCACGGTTAGAGCTGCGTAGAGTCTAACCTTACTGTATATGTATCGCTGTGCAAAGAAGCTCATCCCTCCTGTCCCAGAGACAGTTTGATAGGGAACATGGCAAAACATCTTGGCGACTTCAGCAAACTCCACAAAGACGCACGAATCTGTCTCTAGCTATGGGGAGGCTCCAACACCCTCCAGCTCGTATCGTCAGTCCTGTATTCTCGACGTGATGCTCTGTCTACTGGATTTCTATTCCAAAGGCAATGAAACTGTCGTTGCTTCCACTCCATCCTCTCATGCTCTGTCTATTGGTTCTCTATTCCAAAGATCCTCTCATGCTCTGTCTACTGGTTTTCTATTCCAAAGATCCTCTCATGCTCTGTCTACTGGTTTTCTATTCCAAAGATCCTCTCATGCTCTGTCTACTGGTTTTCTATTCCAAAGATCCTCTCATGCTCTGTCTATTGGTCTTCTATTCCAAAGGCAAAAAAACAGCCATTGCTTCCACTCCATCCTCTCATGCGCTCAAGACATGCCACCACGCGGCCTCATGGGCATCTGCTTGTGGCCAGGGTTCTCACGGTACCTAAAGTATGTCAGCTCACCACCCACAGCCCAATGCATCGACGACCCTCCAAACTCACTTCTGAACAATCTTCTGGATCGAGTCCAGACCCCTCTCCAGCACATCCATCCTCGGTCCATAGCTCAGGCGCACAAAGTGGTGGCACGGGCTGTCGAACAGATCACGGCGCTTGCTGGGGTTCAAATCGAAGAAGATACCGGGCACGACAATGACCTTCTCTTCCAGACACGCCTGGAAGAAGTTGAGGCCGTCGTTGATCCCCTCCGGCAGCCCGCTCAGGTCCAACCACAGGTAGAACGTCGAGTTGGGCATGTACGGGAACGTGAAGCCGATTTCCTGCAGCCGTCCGATGACGTAGTCACGCTTCGTGCGGAAATGCGTCTGCAGCGCGCGCATCTCATTGCGCACCCGCGGCGGGCTCAGCATCTCAATGGCCGCCTCCTGGAAGGGCACGTTGCAGCCGCCATCGAGGTAGGAACCGCAAGAGCCAATGGCGCTGATGAACTCCTTGGGGCCAAGAACCCAGGCCACTCGCCAGCCTGGAAGACGGAAGCGCTTGGTCAGGCCATCGATGATGAGTACATCGTCCTCGTCGACGTCTTCGACGTTGTCAGCCGCCGAGATGACGGTGCCGTCGCAGTTGGTGGTGTAGTTGTAACCGCAGTAGAATTCGTCCATGATGAGGGTTGCGCGGTCACGGCAGATGTTCTGGATTTTCGCCAGCTCAGGGTTGGTAACCATTTGACCGGTTGGGTTCCTCGGGTTGGAAGTCAAGAGCACGGAGGTGCCACGGGCGATTTCCTCAGCCACCTTGTCGGGCGACATGTGGTACTGGTCCTGCTCACCGAGCGGGATAGGAATAGCAGCAATGTTCTTGAACAAGGACAACATCTCGTTGTAGGCTGTGTAGTCAGGGATAAAGAAGCCCAAGTAGCAGGTGCCCAAAACAGCAGCGATTCGAATCAGCCCTGCGCGGCCACCAGGGACAATGCATACGTTCTCATATGTGTACTGGCTCTCCTTTCCTTGGCGGTGGTGTTGGTTGTAAAGGTTGGCGACTGCCTCCCTCAGTGGCTTAATGCCAGCGGTGGGACCGTATTCTCGGCCGTGTGCGCTGATATCGACCTCCTTAGGGCGCTCAAAACAGCCCTCGATGCCATCGTCAACCTCTGGGGCTCCCTGACCCAGGTTTGACCAAAGGTCTGGCTCGTCGGCAAAACCATACTTGTAGGCCTGCTCTGATGTCCAGACGACACCTGTGGTAGAGCGAGAAGGATCGAGCCCAGCGTGGGGCTTGTGGCCTTCGTGCGATTCACGGAAGTTGCGGTGGATGCTGGAGCCAAGTTCTAGGAATATCAGTCAGAAAAGAGATTCAACCACGCTGGACGGACGGGACGTCTTGTCTCCTGCCATCGTTCCAAGTTCCTCCTGCTCTCACACACCAACTCCAAGCACTTACCATTACCACTCGGTTCCTTGGAGCTCGAGAACCTCCTCTGACCATGGCCAGCACCGGCCTTTAGTATCGGGACCTTATCTGCTGAGAAAGACATGTTGATGGGTTGGAGCTCGAAGACAAGCTTTCGCCAATGTAGGAGGGGTTAAGCTTAAGCAAAGCGGGGCTGGCAGGATCGGAGGATTGGACCCTGAATCTGTTGTGCTACCGGTACCGCCGATGAGCTGAAAGTCGGAGGAAAGCAACAACGTAGGTGAGAGCTACGGAGGGAGAAGAGGGAAAGGGATGCAAACGAGAATAGGTGGGGTCAGCTACGGTCGGGCCTTTGGAGATGTCACTACGTCGCTCTCGCAATGCCCACCAATGCACACCGCAGCTTCGCCGCCATGTGCTGCATCCACTCCCAGGCTCCGATCTGAGAACGCGCGCTGTGCCAGGACCAACGATCCCCGACCGATGTTCAGCCACTGCAGCCACTAGAGAGGGTGGACCCACGGCCCAATCACATATATGCCGCTGTGCCTCGTGCTTCTCGTTGTAACTGCTTGTGTAGCACAGCACGCACAGCATGTTTGCTTACTGCACGCTGCTCTCACACCGCCGCATCTTGTCGTACATGCACAGTAGTATCCGTTCAGTTGTCTACAAGCCTTACTGCGACTCACACTGCATCCTGTCTGCGCGTCTCCGTGAGTCTGGTTGCCCCTGTCAGCTTACCTTCAGCTGCCACGAAAAAGCAACTGCACTCTTACAAAAAAGCTCGTTTCTTTCGAACGTTATACAACCAATTCGGCAGAGCAACTTTTACAATGACAATGCAATCAGACAACTGTCTTAGGGTCGGCAGATCTTGGATTCTTTAGATGCCCCGTAAAGATTCTATGAGTCATACGGAAACTGCAGGTCCTTGTGGGAACGTGTACATTGCACATATCTATATACCACTACGACTACTCATGCAACATATCCTACAGTACAAAAGAGAAAACTACTCCACCGGATCCTCCTCAAGCAGGACCTTGAAGCTGAACGGCTCAAACGGCACACCATCACCAATGAAATGCTTGCTCATAGCCTCGACCCAGTGCAGACGCAGCGAATGCAACATGGCACTCGTACCCTCCATAACACAAAGAACCATGACGGTGAGCACGAACCAGAAACCGAAGATGAACACCATAAGAATCGAACCAACGACACCGGTGTGAGTGAAGGCGTTCTTCATAGTCATCTCCCAAAGAACGATGGAGAGACGCTGATGAGCGAGAGAGAGGGCCCAGAGACGGAGATAAGAGGCGGTGTGAGAGACGCAGTTGAGGCAGAATTCTATCATGTGTTAGGATATATTGCTGTGCCCGAGGATAGGTGTGCTTACCGATGGTGTGGATGACCTGGTGGATCATGATCTCGCCAAAGTCAAATTCCTCATGCTCTTCACCGTGACCAATGTCTTGAGTGATCATTGCAATGCCGTCATCATCGTCTCCAAAGCTCTCGCGTCCACCGTTGGCGTTACCGTTCGTGTCTTCATCCTCGTCGTCCAAGGCGCTGACGCGAGCGGACTCGCCAATGCCACGGTAGCCCAAAGCCTTAGCCCTGTTGTGCTCCCAGCGGAGGTAGAAAGGCTTCAAGAAGAGAAGAATAGGGACGCAGACAAGAGCCATCAGTAAAAGGATGACCTGTACGGTAGCCTGGCCAGGGTACAATGGCTGGTCGGGGTTCTCAAGGGTACCGGGTTGCAAGAACATGTAGATCAGCATGTTCAGCAGAGAAGGAGGGTCTTGTCCCTTGGCGGCCCAGTCGATAGACCACTTGTACACAATTGAGAAGGACAAATATCCAAAGATGGACTGGAAGAAGATCATGCCAGGCACAAAGTTACCCCAGATGTCGATGGGTGTCTTGAAGTAGCGTGCATTGACGAGCGACCACATGAGCGAGAAGGTCATGTGGCACCAACCAAGAAGAATACTGAGCTTCATCTTGTAACTGTTGGAGAAGAGCAGGTCGTTCTCAGTGTCGTGCCAGCGGTAATCCAGGCCAAAGGGGTAGGTGTAGCCTTCGACGCGAGAAGCAGTAGGACCCTTGCCATCGTTGTCCCAGACCCACATAGACTTGAACCAGGGAAGACCGAGGGAGAAGGCGTCGCAGTAGATCAGACCAGTGTAGATGGAGAAGAGACCCATCATGAAGACAATGTAACGACCGTAAAACATCATAGAGAACAGCTCGTCGAGCTTGCTGCGCTCCAGTCTGCGCTCGTAGTAGATCATAGCCAAAGCCGCGCACAGAAGGATGATACCGTGACCAGCATCACCAAACATGACAGCGAACATGAAGGGGAAGGTAACGATGGCGGGCAGCGCAGGGTTGACTTCGCGGTACTTGATGGTTCCATAAGCGTCGATGATGGTCTGGAAACCATTGGTGAATCTGTTGACCTTGAAGTAGGTGGGCggcgtcttcgtcgtcttgATCTGGTTGACAATGGTTGGTACTGACAATCCAGCGCGCTCGTTAACGTCGGAAAGAGTGGACTTGATGAGATCAAGGGAGCTAGTCGGGGCCCAGGCTTCTGCAATGAGGGTTTTGCGTTGGTGGTCGTATGAAAACCTGTTCAGCGTCTCGTAGgtagccttctccttcttgatGACTACCATCCAGGCCGCCAGGTTACGACCAATGGCGGTCAACTCCGCATCCAGTGTTGACTTGGTGTTGCGCAGTACGCTGGCCAGGTCGCTCAGACGTGTGTTGACTTCACGGATCTGGTCGCGGCGCAGCTCGCTGTTCTCATCGACACTGTACAGGTCGGCGCCGAGAGATTCGGAGATCTTGCGGATCTTGGCGATGATCTCCTTACCGTGAGCGAAAATGATGAAGACGTTCTTGCTGGTCTCCTCGTTGGTCTCGGGGTTGATGATGGGCTCGGGGATCTCGGACTGGTTCATGTACAGGTTGCCACGAAGCGTACGCCACAAGATCCTCTCAAAAGCGGCAATGCGCTCGCGAGGGATAACACCAGCAACGAAACCAATGTTCATGACGGTGAAGGATCGCTCGGCTGAGGCATCGCCCGAGCCGTTCTGCTCCACATCGCGGAGGAGAGGCgcatcgtcgtcatcgtcaagAGACTGCCTGATCTCTTCGGTCTGCCCCCGGGCGCGGTCGAAGAAGCCGCCAGCCTCTCTCAGCACCCAGCGCCACTCTGTCAGTTCCACCTCGCGCTTCTTCAGCGTCTCGTAGCTCTCGTTGAGGGAGGCGATGCGCTGTTCCAGGCTCTGGCTCTTGTCGGCAAGCTCGTCGATCTCGGAGGCCGAGGGGGAGGTGAAGGGGTTGTTGAAGTCGTAGATGGAGCGCATCGCAATGTCTGCCTTGTCCATCTGGGCGTGGAAGTAGCGCAGCTGGCGCTCCACGTTGTCGAGGCGGCGGATCTCCTGCGTGAAGGTGCGCTGGAAGGCAGTCGTCTCGGCATTGAGCTGGCATCCCGTCAATCTGCAAGTCCACGTCTAGCATCAAAGCCTGCACATGTGCACTCACATCTCTGAAGTCCATGACGCCGAGCTCTCCAAGCGCAGAGACAACCTCGCGGCCAATCTCGTTGGCAATGTAGAGCTGGGTCAAGGACATGTCCGCCGAGCGGAACATGGTGTCCTTTTGCGGTGCCATGATGGCGGTAGAGAGACAAGTCTTCCTGCGGGGGGCTGCTTGTCTCAAGGTCCGTTCGGGGCGCGGGCGGCGAGATGGGTGTTGATGAGTGCTGTGCTGCCATCATGGCGTTCCAAGCTGCACATTGCGCTAAGCCACGTCACGTGATTCGACAGCTGCGTCATCTCGTAGACCATCACTCAGCACGTAGACAAGAAGCAGAGAGAGCTGAGATAAGTTCGCCATCAACAACTGCCGCAATAGTCCCCAATATATCTACGCCTGTCTTGCACGCAACCATGGACTTCGCGCATCACCCACCGTAACAGCGACAGTGCAACGGCACCTACTCGGCCAAGCCCTCAGCTCTTGTCCAGCGACAAGTCCCGCCAGAGCATATCGAGCCCGAGCCCTCACACCTCTCTACCCATTTGTACACCTCCGGACCCTTGCACTCGAACACACTCGCCCACGCTCCCGGTCCGTCCCAACACTCTGGCATAGCCCACGGCCGCTTGCACCGATTGCAGCTCTGCCAGTCGTTCTTGTACTTCTGGTTGCAGTACTGGTGGAGGATATCTTGTTTGGTCACGTCTGAGGAGTATTAGCAAGGGTTGTGCTTACGTGCGAGAGAAGAACAGCGACGATCAGATAGGAAACAGGAGGTGGGACATACTGAGATCACCAACGATGGCGCCAAAGCAGTAACGCTGGCCGATTTTGCACTGCCCAGCCGTCACGAGCGCTCCGCCTTTGCCAATCTGCTGAGAGCCACTGGAGTCCTG
The Ascochyta rabiei chromosome 9, complete sequence DNA segment above includes these coding regions:
- a CDS encoding Type I protein arginine methyltransferase is translated as MPRDDSDSDSGSSVGSIVEERSEADETTFKCLFCDQQFARVQDMSSHCASEHGFDLSETVKSLGPKADEIDIIKLVNCLRSEAQKGADPKSIKITLDDLSDKYLQPVLEDDALLFELGDLMPDSETKAVDYDEFEAKLQKDMPEDFSRLQVTSDRDEDYFESYKGNSIHREMIEDRVRTEGYRDFIEKNVDVFKDKVVLDVGCGTGILSLFCARAGAKKVFAVDNSQIAVRAKENVEKNGYADRIQVIQGRIEDFNTQRQIGKDKVDIIISEWMGYGLLFEGMLDSVLRARDMYLKPDGLLVPSHCNIRLAPISDAAWIAEATGATFWKDVYGFDFSSMIPGGPLNTREIGVFDVPPPALCGSANAHLLEMKRASVGDLSFTVPLRMTLDRDIASLHAIALWFDTIFLHGGSAQDIETIDAVDWQQNGIPGLGFSTGPATTPTHWHQAVLLLDDEVAERQSFKKGDVLEGSLQYAKEKGDDRGITVTVQWKGKGERGEVEGKVVRSMA
- a CDS encoding H(+)-transporting V0 sector ATPase subunit a; translation: MAPQKDTMFRSADMSLTQLYIANEIGREVVSALGELGVMDFRDLNAETTAFQRTFTQEIRRLDNVERQLRYFHAQMDKADIAMRSIYDFNNPFTSPSASEIDELADKSQSLEQRIASLNESYETLKKREVELTEWRWVLREAGGFFDRARGQTEEIRQSLDDDDDAPLLRDVEQNGSGDASAERSFTVMNIGFVAGVIPRERIAAFERILWRTLRGNLYMNQSEIPEPIINPETNEETSKNVFIIFAHGKEIIAKIRKISESLGADLYSVDENSELRRDQIREVNTRLSDLASVLRNTKSTLDAELTAIGRNLAAWMVVIKKEKATYETLNRFSYDHQRKTLIAEAWAPTSSLDLIKSTLSDVNERAGLSVPTIVNQIKTTKTPPTYFKVNRFTNGFQTIIDAYGTIKYREVNPALPAIVTFPFMFAVMFGDAGHGIILLCAALAMIYYERRLERSKLDELFSMMFYGRYIVFMMGLFSIYTGLIYCDAFSLGLPWFKSMWVWDNDGKGPTASRVEGYTYPFGLDYRWHDTENDLLFSNSYKMKLSILLGWCHMTFSLMWSLVNARYFKTPIDIWGNFVPGMIFFQSIFGYLSFSIVYKWSIDWAAKGQDPPSLLNMLIYMFLQPGTLENPDQPLYPGQATVQVILLLMALVCVPILLFLKPFYLRWEHNRAKALGYRGIGESARVSALDDEDEDTNGNANGGRESFGDDDDGIAMITQDIGHGEEHEEFDFGEIMIHQVIHTIEFCLNCVSHTASYLRLWALSLAHQRLSIVLWEMTMKNAFTHTGVVGSILMVFIFGFWFVLTVMVLCVMEGTSAMLHSLRLHWVEAMSKHFIGDGVPFEPFSFKVLLEEDPVE